From Virgibacillus natechei, the proteins below share one genomic window:
- a CDS encoding phage tail spike protein, whose protein sequence is MLIISDIHGNTEPLVDCEPPKRTRGVNRDHILEVAIQSTDRNERAFNLIKNESTVTCDGRDYIIKQSQRSMVGDKVGIILTAVHKFFATTLDNYQYDVIAGERVLSLHQALEHALAGTDYTFTITDNFDGYSFEDFGDDNSLSLFNNAQDNFGFEYLIENKLITVYQQIGIETDEQVRWKHNIKTISADEDTNDFATYIRGTGKPAEDEDGREVEGEYVVEAEYTSPNAEIFGVRHAPPVADNRFVDEDALINYIKSHLNDYPQTEYQIEYEELSSNGLNEVLNVGDRLFLIHEPLDLAFFTRIIEIIDYPLNPQLKPTYTLSSKKETTANRAVTDRKSNKEIKQELNKVTGRQTELNHNLEETAQAVSEVENAMVFVNEEMERLENEVRQEIEQAVDDTKILKQVNPPHPIPASNLWWDTSVNPPRLMRWDESDGQWDPLAPTESEIDQLIEVMRDEAIQQGETYTNEEIEATESAILDELNEQTDGINTIISELDVSVDGILGRVSSTESEIDTLSGEITSTQSNLSELSVDVNGISGSVSSITDDLSGTQRQLSELSVDVEGITSTVSDIKIDADEVESRMSSAESSIEQNATSIEAKVDVDGVVNSINLSNEGLTIDANMVDIHGLVSFINSDGTAGTAIDGSTLVTGSVTANELNVDEIFANSAVVSEIRSGIIQTTDLDASNITTGTLNAGDVSIINLSASNITAGTLDASQVNVENLNASSIKTGILSGLVIDGGAITQSSDGAELQIVNGVVSSYWNNQLSMSFGQYSLEFYNKSDDPLGRIIPISEVGSNKRGLGFIIDNDILNIGFEHNNLYRGILRADMDDSVTTITGPYNNQNDGATLRLLANRRAVSEGRFTSHDQPAIILDQSDTTNDVDIWFGGFNRRSNASTYFRHRSSDSTYSTSMRVSGNYVRVYDELRVGGANNPSGILPYSNSVHWRYNTNNYIRQQSDGRVSFYMGNNQRQTFSPEGGAEFPGNVAVEGDIRYRGHRTTSNSVNTHIFSNTGRIARSTSARKYKSDIQLASDVDYEKILDLNVKSWYDKEEVNGNVEEQEEATRFYGLIADEFEEVGLGEFGVYVNGEIENYSDRAWTLLIPIAKDHDNDINDLKVENQMLKERVRRLESKLA, encoded by the coding sequence ATGTTAATAATAAGTGACATACATGGCAACACAGAGCCACTAGTTGATTGCGAGCCACCAAAAAGAACAAGAGGAGTTAACAGAGATCACATATTAGAGGTTGCTATCCAATCAACTGATCGCAACGAAAGAGCCTTTAATCTCATAAAAAATGAATCTACTGTTACATGTGATGGAAGAGATTATATTATTAAACAATCACAAAGATCGATGGTTGGTGACAAAGTAGGAATTATTCTAACTGCTGTACATAAGTTTTTCGCAACAACGCTGGATAATTACCAGTATGATGTAATTGCAGGTGAAAGAGTATTATCATTGCATCAAGCATTAGAACATGCTTTAGCTGGTACAGATTACACTTTTACCATAACAGATAATTTTGATGGCTATTCATTTGAGGATTTTGGCGACGATAACTCTTTGTCATTGTTCAATAACGCTCAAGATAACTTTGGTTTTGAATATTTAATTGAAAATAAATTGATTACAGTTTATCAACAAATCGGGATAGAAACAGATGAACAAGTAAGATGGAAACATAATATTAAAACTATATCGGCAGATGAAGATACAAATGATTTTGCAACTTATATACGTGGTACTGGAAAACCTGCAGAAGATGAAGATGGAAGAGAAGTAGAAGGCGAGTATGTAGTTGAAGCTGAATACACGTCACCTAATGCTGAAATATTTGGTGTTCGACATGCACCACCGGTTGCGGATAATCGTTTTGTTGATGAGGATGCATTGATTAATTACATAAAATCACATCTAAATGATTATCCTCAAACTGAATATCAAATTGAGTATGAAGAATTAAGTAGCAATGGATTGAATGAAGTGTTAAACGTAGGTGATAGATTATTTCTTATTCACGAGCCACTAGATCTAGCATTCTTTACACGTATCATTGAAATTATTGATTATCCTCTAAACCCTCAACTTAAGCCTACATATACACTATCCTCTAAAAAGGAAACAACAGCAAACAGAGCAGTTACTGATAGAAAGAGTAATAAAGAAATCAAACAAGAGCTAAACAAGGTGACAGGCAGACAAACTGAGCTTAACCACAATCTTGAGGAGACGGCACAAGCTGTATCAGAAGTAGAAAATGCTATGGTGTTTGTCAATGAGGAAATGGAACGATTAGAAAATGAAGTTAGACAAGAGATAGAACAAGCTGTGGACGATACAAAGATCCTCAAACAAGTTAATCCCCCTCATCCCATACCAGCCTCCAATTTATGGTGGGATACTTCTGTCAATCCTCCAAGGCTTATGAGATGGGATGAATCTGATGGGCAATGGGATCCACTAGCACCTACAGAATCAGAAATAGATCAGCTTATAGAAGTCATGAGAGATGAGGCAATACAACAAGGAGAAACTTACACAAACGAAGAAATAGAAGCTACTGAATCAGCTATACTGGATGAATTGAACGAACAGACAGACGGAATCAATACCATAATCAGTGAATTAGATGTATCCGTTGATGGTATATTAGGACGTGTATCAAGTACAGAATCGGAAATCGATACTTTAAGTGGTGAAATAACTTCTACTCAAAGCAATCTATCCGAATTAAGTGTAGATGTCAATGGGATTAGCGGAAGCGTAAGCAGTATTACAGATGACTTAAGCGGTACACAAAGACAATTATCTGAATTGAGTGTAGATGTTGAAGGTATCACCAGTACTGTTAGTGACATAAAAATTGATGCTGATGAAGTAGAAAGTCGCATGTCATCAGCAGAATCATCCATAGAGCAAAATGCAACTAGCATTGAGGCAAAAGTAGATGTAGACGGTGTAGTAAACTCTATCAACCTATCCAATGAAGGCTTAACAATTGATGCTAATATGGTTGATATTCATGGATTAGTGTCATTCATCAACTCTGACGGAACAGCAGGAACAGCTATTGATGGAAGCACATTGGTTACTGGGAGTGTCACAGCAAACGAATTAAATGTTGACGAAATATTTGCCAACTCTGCTGTCGTAAGTGAAATCCGTTCAGGAATTATTCAAACTACAGACTTAGATGCTTCCAATATTACAACTGGTACATTGAACGCTGGAGACGTATCTATAATAAATCTTTCTGCTTCCAATATTACAGCTGGTACATTAGATGCTTCTCAAGTTAACGTGGAAAACCTAAATGCATCTTCCATTAAAACTGGTATTTTATCTGGTTTGGTGATTGATGGTGGAGCAATAACACAGAGTTCTGATGGAGCTGAACTTCAGATAGTGAATGGTGTTGTTAGCTCGTATTGGAATAATCAGTTATCCATGTCGTTTGGTCAGTACAGTTTAGAATTCTACAACAAGTCAGATGATCCATTAGGTAGAATTATACCTATATCCGAAGTGGGGTCGAATAAAAGAGGACTAGGGTTTATTATTGATAATGATATACTAAACATTGGTTTTGAACACAATAATCTTTATCGAGGTATCCTTAGAGCGGATATGGATGACAGTGTAACCACTATAACAGGCCCTTATAATAACCAAAATGATGGGGCAACACTACGACTGCTTGCTAACCGAAGGGCTGTTTCTGAAGGTAGATTCACATCGCATGACCAACCTGCTATCATACTTGATCAATCTGATACTACTAACGATGTGGACATATGGTTCGGTGGATTTAACAGAAGATCAAACGCAAGCACATACTTCCGCCACCGCTCGTCTGATAGCACGTATTCCACTTCTATGAGAGTATCAGGAAATTATGTACGTGTTTATGATGAGTTAAGAGTTGGAGGTGCGAACAATCCATCTGGCATTCTTCCGTATAGTAACAGCGTTCACTGGAGGTACAACACCAACAATTATATTCGGCAACAAAGCGATGGTAGAGTCAGTTTTTATATGGGAAATAATCAACGGCAAACGTTTAGTCCTGAAGGCGGAGCTGAGTTTCCCGGAAACGTGGCGGTTGAAGGAGATATTAGGTATAGAGGTCATAGGACAACTTCTAACTCGGTCAACACGCATATTTTTAGCAATACAGGCAGAATTGCAAGGTCGACATCCGCAAGAAAGTATAAGTCTGATATACAATTAGCAAGTGATGTTGATTATGAAAAAATATTAGATTTGAACGTAAAAAGTTGGTATGACAAGGAAGAAGTAAACGGAAATGTCGAAGAACAAGAAGAGGCAACGAGATTTTATGGTCTGATTGCAGATGAATTTGAAGAAGTGGGATTAGGAGAATTTGGTGTTTATGTTAATGGAGAAATTGAGAACTACAGCGATAGAGCATGGACACTGTTAATCCCTATAGCTAAGGATCACGACAATGACATAAATGACTTAAAAGTAGAAAATCAGATGCTAAAAGAACGTGTTAGACGATTGGAAAGTAAATTGGCTTAG
- a CDS encoding DUF1617 family protein has translation MEVKIKNVLLEKSIGLLFNLSLKGKQSRHRTKFIKRLEERLQEVAEEDKQLLQQHCRLDEQGNPKIINGERYDVKDIEAFSKDKQELYNEELVIDDGDSQAILNTVRTILDECNVEFKDQQATLYDYLCDQFKVDETIEENNKNEKDVG, from the coding sequence GTGGAAGTAAAAATTAAAAATGTATTATTAGAGAAGTCCATTGGGCTTCTCTTTAATTTGTCGTTAAAAGGTAAGCAGAGTAGGCATAGAACTAAGTTTATCAAACGATTAGAAGAAAGGTTGCAAGAGGTAGCTGAGGAAGATAAACAACTACTTCAGCAACATTGTCGTTTAGATGAGCAAGGAAATCCTAAGATAATCAATGGTGAACGTTATGATGTAAAGGATATTGAAGCATTTAGCAAGGACAAACAAGAGTTGTACAACGAAGAGTTAGTTATCGATGATGGTGACAGTCAAGCAATATTAAATACAGTCAGAACCATCCTAGATGAATGTAATGTTGAATTTAAAGATCAACAAGCTACACTGTACGATTATCTATGTGATCAGTTTAAAGTAGATGAAACTATAGAAGAAAACAATAAAAATGAAAAGGATGTTGGATAA
- a CDS encoding phage holin: protein MKKDNTIVRLIVMLLVGANSIGTMYGYSLIPFTDEEISMGISAVALVVSEVWNHFKNNNYSKEAKETQQVLDRKKKQK, encoded by the coding sequence ATGAAAAAAGATAACACAATAGTAAGGCTAATTGTAATGTTGTTAGTAGGTGCTAACAGTATTGGCACGATGTATGGGTATAGCTTAATCCCATTTACAGATGAAGAGATTAGTATGGGTATCTCTGCAGTCGCATTGGTTGTTAGTGAAGTATGGAATCACTTTAAGAATAATAACTACTCAAAAGAAGCTAAGGAAACTCAGCAAGTGTTGGATAGGAAGAAGAAACAAAAATAA
- a CDS encoding peptidoglycan recognition protein family protein, producing the protein MVKTQDVRSQMPGGNSKRNISQIKNIARHHSATTEGTAQSFANYHVNHHGWNTSGYHEVILRDGTVQIAYDDNVVTNGVGGHNTPTYHICVVGSGSFTDKQEEAFEERAKEAMSRFGLDVGDVLGHNEFSNTNGYSHSSNSCPGIDMDKVRGWLGGSSTSNSKPSTSSSASGRVESKVNGLRFYSKPSWSDSDVAGRVDEGIGFPNIVRKIKVGNGYQYEVKNSKGATYYITAASKYVTTTSGSTSSTSSSGGTKLSLPTGVYSMSRNSSEQLADVKLIQAALNAANFNCGEEDGYFGAKTDDALRRFQSVYLPYEIDGVYGQNSRRELDKVVNG; encoded by the coding sequence ATGGTTAAAACTCAAGATGTAAGATCACAGATGCCCGGTGGAAATAGTAAACGTAACATCTCACAGATTAAAAACATTGCAAGACATCATAGCGCAACTACAGAAGGCACAGCACAATCATTTGCCAACTATCATGTTAATCATCATGGTTGGAACACATCAGGCTATCATGAGGTTATATTACGTGATGGCACAGTGCAAATAGCTTACGATGATAACGTTGTAACGAATGGTGTAGGAGGTCATAATACACCAACTTATCACATTTGTGTGGTTGGTAGTGGCTCATTTACAGACAAACAAGAAGAAGCGTTCGAGGAACGTGCTAAAGAGGCTATGAGTCGATTTGGTTTAGATGTTGGCGATGTATTAGGTCACAATGAATTCTCTAATACAAATGGATATAGTCATAGTTCTAATAGTTGCCCTGGTATTGATATGGACAAAGTTCGTGGATGGTTAGGTGGTAGTAGTACGAGCAATTCTAAACCTTCCACAAGCTCATCTGCAAGTGGTAGAGTAGAATCTAAAGTAAATGGATTACGTTTCTACAGTAAGCCGTCATGGTCAGATAGTGATGTTGCAGGACGAGTAGATGAAGGAATAGGCTTCCCTAACATTGTGAGAAAGATTAAAGTTGGAAATGGTTATCAATATGAGGTGAAGAATTCAAAGGGTGCTACATATTATATTACCGCTGCTAGCAAGTATGTAACAACAACAAGTGGATCTACATCATCCACATCAAGCTCAGGGGGAACGAAATTAAGTTTACCTACAGGTGTCTACAGCATGAGTAGAAACAGTAGTGAACAATTAGCCGATGTCAAACTGATACAAGCAGCCTTAAACGCAGCTAACTTTAATTGTGGTGAAGAGGATGGCTATTTCGGAGCGAAGACAGATGATGCATTGAGAAGATTTCAATCGGTGTATCTACCGTATGAAATTGATGGTGTGTATGGGCAAAACAGTAGACGTGAATTAGATAAAGTTGTAAATGGATAA
- a CDS encoding cytochrome c biogenesis CcdA family protein, with amino-acid sequence MSEEINIFIAFGAGFLSFISPCVLPLFPAFLSYITGMSVSELKDDNTKINKKALLHTILFLLGFSSVFVMLGFTTSFISEFLLTYQDIIRQVGAILIIFFGLVIVGIFNFNFLMKDRKINFKNRPSGFIGSFFIGLAFSLGWTPCMGPILAIVLSLAATNPDIGMIMMISYVLGFSIPFLVLSFFVGKLKWIRKHNALIVKIGGYIMIFVGIALFFDWMTKLTAFLAGWFGFYGF; translated from the coding sequence ATGTCCGAAGAAATTAATATCTTTATTGCTTTTGGAGCTGGTTTTTTATCATTTATTTCACCATGTGTGCTACCACTTTTCCCAGCTTTTTTATCTTATATCACAGGCATGAGCGTAAGTGAATTAAAAGACGATAATACAAAAATAAATAAAAAAGCTTTATTACATACGATTCTTTTCTTACTTGGGTTTTCAAGTGTTTTTGTTATGCTTGGTTTTACGACATCATTTATTTCCGAATTTTTATTAACATATCAGGATATAATCCGACAAGTCGGTGCCATTTTAATTATTTTCTTTGGGCTTGTCATTGTAGGGATTTTCAATTTTAATTTTCTAATGAAAGATAGAAAAATAAATTTTAAAAATCGACCGTCAGGATTTATAGGTTCCTTTTTTATTGGTTTGGCATTCTCCTTGGGGTGGACTCCTTGTATGGGGCCTATTCTCGCAATTGTTCTTTCACTAGCTGCAACAAACCCTGACATTGGTATGATTATGATGATTAGTTATGTACTAGGATTTTCAATACCTTTCTTAGTGTTATCCTTCTTTGTCGGTAAGTTAAAATGGATTAGAAAACATAATGCACTTATCGTTAAAATTGGTGGCTATATAATGATCTTTGTTGGGATTGCATTATTCTTTGACTGGATGACTAAATTGACTGCATTTTTAGCGGGATGGTTTGGATTTTATGGATTTTAA
- a CDS encoding response regulator, with product MAKILVVDDTKFMRVTLSNLLTKNHHEIIGNAKDGEDAISQYKNLKPDLVMMDITMPVMNGIEAIKEIMKIDGRANVIVCSAMGQQKVVVEAIESGARDFIVKPFDENRVLDTVSRVLNEYIENPIDS from the coding sequence ATGGCAAAAATTCTTGTAGTTGATGATACGAAGTTTATGAGGGTGACACTGTCAAATTTGTTAACTAAAAATCATCATGAAATTATTGGTAACGCAAAAGATGGAGAAGATGCTATTAGCCAATATAAAAATTTAAAGCCTGATTTAGTAATGATGGATATCACGATGCCTGTAATGAATGGAATTGAAGCCATTAAAGAGATAATGAAAATAGATGGTCGTGCCAATGTCATTGTATGTTCCGCCATGGGACAGCAAAAGGTAGTCGTAGAAGCCATTGAATCAGGTGCGAGGGATTTTATTGTGAAGCCGTTTGACGAAAATCGTGTATTGGATACAGTGAGCCGTGTTTTGAATGAATACATCGAAAATCCAATAGACAGTTAG
- a CDS encoding CcdC family protein, with translation MFWLIVSTVVAAFMASVMIVVRLKVAKKPTSIKKIILPPLFMSTGALMFIFPEFQIKWIQVFEALAVGMICSVFLIKTSKFEIQEQDIYLIPSKAFAFILIGLLLFRIIFKLAIGSSISLGETSGMFFMLAFGMIVTWRISMLYKFVQLEKKINY, from the coding sequence ATGTTTTGGTTAATTGTAAGTACCGTAGTTGCAGCTTTCATGGCTAGTGTTATGATAGTGGTTCGATTAAAAGTAGCAAAAAAACCAACTTCCATTAAAAAAATTATTCTACCACCATTATTTATGAGTACAGGTGCATTAATGTTTATTTTTCCTGAATTCCAAATTAAATGGATACAGGTTTTTGAAGCTTTAGCGGTGGGGATGATTTGTTCAGTTTTTTTAATAAAAACATCTAAATTCGAAATACAAGAGCAGGATATTTACTTAATCCCATCCAAAGCCTTTGCTTTCATATTGATAGGGCTCTTACTTTTTCGAATCATTTTTAAATTGGCAATTGGTAGTAGTATCTCGTTAGGAGAAACGAGTGGAATGTTCTTTATGCTTGCATTTGGCATGATCGTGACCTGGCGTATCTCTATGTTGTATAAGTTTGTGCAGCTTGAAAAGAAAATCAATTACTAA
- a CDS encoding DUF2621 family protein, whose product MVDYLIILWGFIMIGLMGIGGFFMFRKFLKKLPKEDGNSNMDWEEYYMEQTRYMWEENEKILLEELVSPVPELFRDVARHKIASKIGEVALKKQRKLITQDILIEGYIIATPKRDHKFLRKKLKQKDIDVTPYEAFFNQSQADYSESWQKRYNKK is encoded by the coding sequence ATGGTTGATTATTTAATAATATTATGGGGATTTATAATGATTGGTTTAATGGGAATTGGTGGATTTTTTATGTTCCGTAAATTCCTGAAAAAATTACCGAAAGAAGATGGTAATTCCAACATGGATTGGGAAGAATATTATATGGAACAAACAAGATATATGTGGGAAGAAAATGAAAAAATCCTCTTGGAGGAATTGGTCTCTCCCGTTCCAGAGTTATTCAGAGACGTAGCAAGGCATAAAATAGCAAGCAAAATAGGTGAAGTAGCACTAAAAAAGCAACGCAAGCTAATCACACAAGATATCCTTATAGAAGGCTATATCATAGCCACTCCAAAACGCGATCATAAATTTCTTAGAAAAAAATTAAAACAGAAAGACATTGATGTAACTCCCTATGAAGCCTTTTTCAATCAATCACAGGCAGACTACTCCGAAAGTTGGCAAAAACGATACAATAAGAAATAA
- a CDS encoding ATP-binding protein, with product MGFENLNPDNNENNQNSNTLNTIQYDDTFSGLSSLPSYMLTWIEENKNDVITVWDQYGRMLYISKSIERILGYKTSDLHNLVWSEKISPEDVRYIEKNFDRDINTGQVFNVKIQNKQGKYIWSECVIAKLQSEDKNDVHYIATINDITDKKEAEEMMLRSEKMSVAGQLAAGVAHEIRNPLTSIKGFLQLLQAGGKGKEEYYSIMLDEIEKMEAITSELLFISKPITETMNKESIEEMMDDVLTLMNSQANLKNIKLEANFTYKGFVHCNRSQIKQVLINLVKNAIEAMDDPGTITLVSNASEKQVELSIIDEGPGIPEEIIHKLGEPFFTTKNSGTGLGIMITKQILERHDGTLEIEQNIDKGTTFRILMPL from the coding sequence GTGGGATTTGAAAATCTGAATCCGGATAATAACGAAAACAACCAAAATTCTAATACGTTGAACACGATTCAATATGATGATACTTTTTCTGGTTTATCATCATTGCCCTCCTATATGCTCACATGGATTGAAGAAAATAAAAATGATGTCATCACCGTATGGGATCAGTATGGAAGAATGCTTTATATTTCAAAGTCAATTGAAAGAATTTTAGGATACAAAACATCTGACCTTCATAATTTGGTCTGGTCCGAAAAGATTTCACCAGAAGATGTCAGGTACATAGAAAAAAACTTTGATCGTGATATAAATACTGGGCAGGTTTTTAACGTTAAGATTCAAAACAAACAGGGGAAATATATTTGGTCGGAGTGTGTAATTGCAAAATTACAAAGTGAAGATAAGAATGACGTTCATTATATTGCTACTATTAATGATATTACAGATAAAAAAGAAGCAGAAGAGATGATGCTACGCTCTGAAAAAATGTCAGTAGCTGGTCAACTTGCAGCAGGAGTAGCACATGAAATTCGAAATCCACTTACTTCAATAAAAGGATTCTTACAATTATTGCAAGCAGGGGGTAAAGGTAAAGAGGAGTACTATAGTATCATGTTGGATGAAATTGAAAAGATGGAAGCTATTACTTCTGAATTGTTATTTATATCAAAACCAATAACAGAAACGATGAATAAGGAATCTATTGAAGAGATGATGGATGATGTTTTAACTCTAATGAACTCACAAGCAAACTTAAAAAACATTAAACTCGAAGCTAATTTTACATATAAAGGTTTTGTCCATTGTAACCGATCCCAAATAAAACAAGTCTTAATTAACTTAGTTAAAAATGCTATTGAAGCAATGGATGATCCTGGTACCATAACACTGGTATCTAATGCATCTGAAAAGCAAGTTGAATTAAGTATTATTGATGAGGGGCCTGGTATCCCCGAGGAAATTATACATAAATTGGGTGAGCCTTTCTTTACGACAAAAAATAGTGGTACAGGGCTAGGAATTATGATAACCAAACAAATACTTGAGCGTCATGATGGAACATTAGAAATTGAACAAAACATCGATAAAGGAACTACATTTCGTATACTAATGCCGTTATAG